Proteins co-encoded in one Lacerta agilis isolate rLacAgi1 chromosome 6, rLacAgi1.pri, whole genome shotgun sequence genomic window:
- the TUBB1 gene encoding tubulin beta-1 chain isoform X1: protein MREIVHVQIGQCGNQIGSKFWEVISDEHGIDTTGNYHGDSPLQQERINVYFNEAYSQKYVPRAILVDLEPGTMDSVRSSKIGPLFRPDNFIHGNSGAGNNWAKGHYTEGAELIESVIDAVRNECEGCDCLQGFQLTHSLGGGTGSGMGTLLLNKIKEEYPDRIMNTFSVVPSPKVSDTVVEPYNAILSIHQLIENTDETFCIDNEALYDICFRTLKLPSPSYGDLNHLVSLTMSGVTTSLRFPGQLNADLRKLAVNMVPFPRLHFFMPGFAPLTARGSQQYRALSVPELTQQMFDARNMMVACDPRHGRYLTVACIFRGQMSTREVDEQLLSVQTKHSSQFVEWIPNNVKVAVCDIPPRGLKMAATFIGNNTAIQEIFKRLSEQFSAMFRRKAFLHWYTGEGMDEMEFSEAESNTNDLVSEYQQYQDATADVEEYVEAEAEASQEEEEEEEKEAS from the exons ATGCGTGAAATTGTGCATGTTCAGATTGGCCAGTGTGGAAACCAAATTGGATCGAAG TTCTGGGAAGTCATAAGTGATGAGCATGGAATCGATACCACGGGAAACTACCATGGAGACtcaccactgcagcaggaaagaATAAATGTCTATTTCAATGAAGCGTATT CCCAAAAGTATGTTCCTCGTGCTATCTTGGTGGACTTGGAGCCTGGAACGATGGACAGCGTGAGGTCCAGCAAAATAGGCCCCCTCTTTCGACCTGATAACTTTATTCATG GAAATTCTGGCGCCGGCAACAACTGGGCAAAAGGCCATTACACGGAAGGTGCCGAACTGATTGAAAGTGTGATTGATGCCGTGAGGAACGAGTGTGAGGGCTGCGACTGTCTGCAGGGCTTTCAGCTGACCCATTCCCTAGGTGGCGGGACCGGGTCTGGAATGGGAACCCTTCTGCTCAACAAGATCAAGGAAGAATACCCCGACAGGATCATGAACACCTTCAGCGTAGTGCCATCCCCGAAAGTTTCGGACACCGTCGTTGAGCCATACAACGCCATATTATCCATCCACCAGCTGATAGAGAACACGGACGAAACCTTCTGCATCGATAACGAAGCCCTCTATGACATATGCTTTAGGACACTGAAGCTTCCCTCACCATCCTATGGGGACCTCAACCACCTGGTGTCCCTCACCATGAGTGGCGTCACCACCTCGCTCCGCTTCCCTGGCCAGCTCAATGCAGACTTGAGGAAGTTGGCGGTCAACATGGTGCCTTTCCCTCGACTGCATTTCTTCATGCCAGGCTTTGCGCCACTTACGGCTCGGGGCAGCCAGCAGTACAGAGCCCTCTCCGTTCCAGAGCTCACCCAACAGATGTTTGATGCAAGGAACATGATGGTAGCCTGTGACCCGCGTCATGGCCGTTACTTGACGGTGGCATGCATCTTCCGAGGCCAGATGTCTACAAGGGAGGTGGATGAGCAGCTGCTGTCCGTGCAGACAAAGCACAGCAGCCAGTTTGTGGAGTGGATCCCCAACAATGTCAAGGTGGCCGTGTGCGACATTCCGCCCCGTGGCCTCAAGATGGCGGCCACCTTCATAGGGAACAACACAGCAATACAAGAGATCTTCAAGAGGCTCTCTGAGCAGTTCTCAGCCATGTTCAGGAGGAAAGCATTTCTGCACTGGTATACCGGGGAAGGGATGGATGAGATGGAATTTTCTGAAGCTGAAAGCAACACTAATGACTTGGTGTCTGAGTATCAGCAGTATCAAGATGCCACAGCTGATGTAGAAGAATatgtggaggcagaggcagaggcaagccaggaagaagaagaagaagaagaaaaggaagcttCTTAA
- the TUBB1 gene encoding tubulin beta-1 chain isoform X2, with product MDSVRSSKIGPLFRPDNFIHGNSGAGNNWAKGHYTEGAELIESVIDAVRNECEGCDCLQGFQLTHSLGGGTGSGMGTLLLNKIKEEYPDRIMNTFSVVPSPKVSDTVVEPYNAILSIHQLIENTDETFCIDNEALYDICFRTLKLPSPSYGDLNHLVSLTMSGVTTSLRFPGQLNADLRKLAVNMVPFPRLHFFMPGFAPLTARGSQQYRALSVPELTQQMFDARNMMVACDPRHGRYLTVACIFRGQMSTREVDEQLLSVQTKHSSQFVEWIPNNVKVAVCDIPPRGLKMAATFIGNNTAIQEIFKRLSEQFSAMFRRKAFLHWYTGEGMDEMEFSEAESNTNDLVSEYQQYQDATADVEEYVEAEAEASQEEEEEEEKEAS from the exons ATGGACAGCGTGAGGTCCAGCAAAATAGGCCCCCTCTTTCGACCTGATAACTTTATTCATG GAAATTCTGGCGCCGGCAACAACTGGGCAAAAGGCCATTACACGGAAGGTGCCGAACTGATTGAAAGTGTGATTGATGCCGTGAGGAACGAGTGTGAGGGCTGCGACTGTCTGCAGGGCTTTCAGCTGACCCATTCCCTAGGTGGCGGGACCGGGTCTGGAATGGGAACCCTTCTGCTCAACAAGATCAAGGAAGAATACCCCGACAGGATCATGAACACCTTCAGCGTAGTGCCATCCCCGAAAGTTTCGGACACCGTCGTTGAGCCATACAACGCCATATTATCCATCCACCAGCTGATAGAGAACACGGACGAAACCTTCTGCATCGATAACGAAGCCCTCTATGACATATGCTTTAGGACACTGAAGCTTCCCTCACCATCCTATGGGGACCTCAACCACCTGGTGTCCCTCACCATGAGTGGCGTCACCACCTCGCTCCGCTTCCCTGGCCAGCTCAATGCAGACTTGAGGAAGTTGGCGGTCAACATGGTGCCTTTCCCTCGACTGCATTTCTTCATGCCAGGCTTTGCGCCACTTACGGCTCGGGGCAGCCAGCAGTACAGAGCCCTCTCCGTTCCAGAGCTCACCCAACAGATGTTTGATGCAAGGAACATGATGGTAGCCTGTGACCCGCGTCATGGCCGTTACTTGACGGTGGCATGCATCTTCCGAGGCCAGATGTCTACAAGGGAGGTGGATGAGCAGCTGCTGTCCGTGCAGACAAAGCACAGCAGCCAGTTTGTGGAGTGGATCCCCAACAATGTCAAGGTGGCCGTGTGCGACATTCCGCCCCGTGGCCTCAAGATGGCGGCCACCTTCATAGGGAACAACACAGCAATACAAGAGATCTTCAAGAGGCTCTCTGAGCAGTTCTCAGCCATGTTCAGGAGGAAAGCATTTCTGCACTGGTATACCGGGGAAGGGATGGATGAGATGGAATTTTCTGAAGCTGAAAGCAACACTAATGACTTGGTGTCTGAGTATCAGCAGTATCAAGATGCCACAGCTGATGTAGAAGAATatgtggaggcagaggcagaggcaagccaggaagaagaagaagaagaagaaaaggaagcttCTTAA
- the ATP5F1E gene encoding ATP synthase subunit epsilon, mitochondrial, which produces MVSYWRQAGLSYIRYSQICAQAVRAALKPQFKAEAEKTAGANVKIVKIKKE; this is translated from the exons ATGGTGTCCTACTGGAGGCAAGCCGGGCTCAG ctACATCCGGTATTCCCAAATCTGCGCCCAGGCTGTGAGAGCAGCGCTGAAACCGCAGTTTAAAGCGGAAGCAGAGAAAACGGCGGGAGCAAACGTGAAAATAGTGAAAATCAAAAAGGAATGA